The DNA segment CCGACTCGATGCGCCACACGGCCGCGACCGTGCGCCGGGCCTCGTCGGCCCGGCGCACCTCGGCGGCCCCGCGCGCCCGCGCGTCATCCGCTTCGGGCTGCTCCGGCCCGCCGGCACCCGCTCCGGCCGTCACGAGCGGATGCCGCGGCTCACGCCTTCGCGGCCCGCTGCGCCTGCTCCTCGCGCCATCCGGCCTCCTTCTGGATCCACTCGTTGTCCTGCGGGAACTCGTCCATCTCGTTCACGCGGCGAACCTCGAGGAAGGCGCCCGGCCCGAGCGGGCAGCGCTTGGCCCACTCGACGGCTTCCTCCTTCGAGGCGACCTCGATGATCCAGAAGCCGTTGAACAGTTCCTTGGTCTCGCCGTAGGGGCCGTCGGTCACGAGGGGCTCCTCGTTCGAGTAGTCGACGACGAACCCCTCGCTCGCGTCGGAGAGCCCCTCGCCGGCGAGCAGCACGCCCGCGTTCATCATCGCCTCGTTGTAGCGCCCCATCGCCTCGATGACCTGCTCGAAGTCGAG comes from the Agromyces marinus genome and includes:
- a CDS encoding YciI family protein — encoded protein: MPKYMLIMRADDRGVEAYQELDFEQVIEAMGRYNEAMMNAGVLLAGEGLSDASEGFVVDYSNEEPLVTDGPYGETKELFNGFWIIEVASKEEAVEWAKRCPLGPGAFLEVRRVNEMDEFPQDNEWIQKEAGWREEQAQRAAKA